The genomic region CTTGTTCTTAACTGTCATATCAAAAGCTGATGAACATAATCATTTCTTTAAAATAGTTTATATTCAGACTGATTGAGAGCACATTATGAAATTTGTACTTCTATCACGATTTCTTCCACGTAAATGTGATTTTGTGTTCAATTCAGGTCTGAAGAAAATAGTGTaacattttggcagaaatatacagaataaaagtccagcacttgaggttagtatggcaaatatctccacacacacagtgtttttgcctttggtgctcagataggtaGATATAGTAACAGTGCAGATATGCATTAAATGCATTAATGCAGAAATGTATTAATTCCACTGCAAACTAGATACATTTCATTTACTGTTACATTAAATAATTTAGCCCTTTGAGAGGGACAAATTTGGCCAGTAGAGTATTTCAGTAATGTATGTTCACCTATAAattttagaaatttaaaaaatagtaaCTTTAGGCTAAATTCTAAACTTTAATTCTAGGTCACAAAAACTGTAAGACTTCTATCAGGTGTTATTACTTTGTTGATGGTGAGATCGTGATGACACAATAGTACTGCAAACTTTTTTGTTCTTAATTTCAAgtaaatttgtctttgtgttcatTTCAGGTCTAAACAAAATGATATAACATTTGggcagaaatatacagaataaaagtccagcacttgaggtgagtatggcaaatatctccacacacacagtgtttttgcctttggtgctcagataggccgggatcattgtgatccaaacactgcagaagagcaacatgctgaaagtgatgtacttggcctcattaaaactgtccggtaatgtccgagctaaaaatgctaaaacaaaactaacagctgccagaagccccatatacccaataactgagtaaaagccaatagctgagccctcattgcactgaatgatgatggttccagggtaagtgtgaaggtccagttcctgaaagggaggagaaatggacaaccaagtcatgcagattattatttgaatggatgagcagaacaagactacagaattggacagtttgactcccacccattttctccatgagctccctggcttggtggctttgaaagcaacacaaaccatgatagtcttggccaggagagaagagacagctatggagaaggtgattccaaaagtgatgttacgcagcatgcaggttatatccacagggcgaccgaggaacagaaacacactgaggaagctcagcttgatggagacaaggaggaggaagctgagAATCCTGTTATTGGCTCTCACTATGGGGGTGTCCCGGTATGTAAAGAAAACTCCCAATAATAGTacagtaacaagaaaaaaaaatacagagattaaggacaaaataatagaaataacatCATTAGTATATGGGAGAAATTCTTCTGTTTTTGCAATACACTTAGTCCTCCTAATATTCGGCCATTCCATTTCTGGGCATTGGATGCAATTTTTATCGTCTGTGAAGATGACAATAAGAAGAAAGGAGTCAAGTTCAAAATTATAAATTCTGCAATATTTAACCCAGCAAATAACGCTaaattaatgtaatgtaaattgaacattttataGAAATAGTCATCTTAAATATTTTGACATTCATGAATatatagggatgagcaaaatattttgccttggCCTTGTTCTGCCACAAAATAACTCCatatagactctaatgtatagttaTAAATTGTCACCCGGTTTCAAAAATGATAGAAAGTTTGAAAAATATTGTGTGACATATGCACCAttgactttttttctatttagtgAATTTTAATGAAATAGGTCAGATTCGCACATCCCTTTATATAAGCTTCCAAAAAACTAACAAATAACAAGAAATGCTGAaccttatgtttttttaaatactgtaaggTTAGAAATCAATAAGTCTTAATATCAGTTTTAATGGAACACTGGTGGCAAATGATCTTCACTGCTCCCAGCccttagaaaaataaatgcaggtGAGGAAATAAATCAAGCCGCACCCCCTCTCACCTGAACATGATTGCTGGAATGCAAGCAAGGGGGGAGAACAATGCAGGCTGATAATCCTCCGTGAAGCCGGGACAACTAACTTTTGGTTTTAAAAAGAAAGTCGGAAAACAGGAGATTAGAGCGTGCACAAGTGAACACCGCCACATCAACGTTTCTAAAGCACAGTACACAACCGGAAGTGGGgttttatcacattattcatttattaaacattacagATATTTTCCAGGATAGAACTGTTGCTGGAATAAGGTAGAGTGGATTTTTCACTTATACATTtttactgttactggtcctttaataggtAGGGCTGCTCCCTATTTAGCTTGATCAGAAGTGTTTAAGCTGCATCTAACTttattacacatagaaaataaatattatttgtctTCTATGTGCATTAAAGTTGTATCTGTTCAAATTAAACTTGACCTCGCTGGTGGATGTAGCCTTCATTCACTTCTATTATGTGAGTTGCTAATTTGAAGTGTGTTCCTGTTAGTAcactttcttttaaatattgtgttctGAGTTagcctatgattttttttatgagttAGTCTGATTTTTTatagtcagacttttaaagggggaaatcACAGAAATTGTCAGGGTTAATTAAACCCCAATAGTGTTAAAAGTTTggataaaaaagtattccaacttAGATCatagagttcatgtagaagtcaatgacagatgtccagttgacattttgaagatttcctgatctgcgctgggtttcaatCCATTATACAAAGATTTAATGGTTTCAggtgtcaaatttgaaaaagtcacagttaaATCCAAACAAATGATGTTATGATTTTGTCAAGCCACACAAGAAATTTCCGTGAACATTTATTAATTAACAGGGGTGAAAGACCGTGTGGACTTGGTCGGAGTGgctcagaaaataatgagaaattttctGGGAAGAGTGCTCCCAACTCCCCTTGCTGAaagctcagggcagtgcacctgggccttgTCCTTTATCTGGGGAGTTACACTTTTTTTGTACCCTCCTCTATTCTATATATTCCTTAGTAGTTGTTATTGAATATGCTATGGCATGTTGAACTTTTTGTAAAAGCTATGGTTAGTTATTGAAAAAAAGGGAAGAATCAACTTTTCTCAATTAAAATAATCCCCTTGCTCCACAGACAACCAAGGAGTTGTGGacaaacttaattaaaatagaaaaagaaagaaagaaccttgtttgtgactgtgtagattttttttagagatttttccATTTCTCAAACCCATTATACTTAggactttttattgttttcattaacCAATTCTCAATACTTCAAACTTGATATCTTCTAGATTCAAGATCAATTACTAAACAATCACTTCCTTATACAACCCAACGAAGTTTCACCCACAATTATTGTTTTACTTCTTTTACAATAGCTAATTGTGATCTCAAATGATTTCTACACCACCCCAATCAATTCCACTTAAATTTGATATAAAGTGCCAAGTGCTTAAATTTCACATCTGATTAAGGTTTTGGCAATAAGCAATGGCACATATTTAAGTTGATTTAAACAAGTAAAATCATCACAGGAGTTAAGAAGTTAATTATTGCTGTAAAATATTGAAGGTAATTGATGAACTGGTTGAAGGAGATTTATTGATTGTTGACTTAATTATTCATGTGTTTACCTTCAAGTATAGACTTTGCAATACTTGGGAGTAAACTGTGGTGAATTGATTAAACAGTTGGGGAAGTCTAAGCACTTAGCACTTTAATCCTGAATTTAATTAATCGGTGGCGATTTAATTTGTTACACAGTTGTGGAACTTCAGCACTCAGCACTTTAGTTCCTAACGAATTAAATAATGGAATTTATTTGAGATATTAATTCATAAGAGTGATGGCACAGatgtgaaatttt from Xenopus laevis strain J_2021 chromosome 1S, Xenopus_laevis_v10.1, whole genome shotgun sequence harbors:
- the LOC108703948 gene encoding vomeronasal type-2 receptor 26, with the protein product MALRFRTCQCVFFIFPVGGKKGLIISLTRRISAGETECGGRLHIPRAQCSDNCFPGYRKILKPGAHSCCYDCVPCPEGEISNTTDDKNCIQCPEMEWPNIRRTKCIAKTEEFLPYTNDVISIILSLISVFFFLVTVLLLGVFFTYRDTPIVRANNRILSFLLLVSIKLSFLSVFLFLGRPVDITCMLRNITFGITFSIAVSSLLAKTIMVCVAFKATKPGSSWRKWVGVKLSNSVVLFCSSIQIIICMTWLSISPPFQELDLHTYPGTIIIQCNEGSAIGFYSVIGYMGLLAAVSFVLAFLARTLPDSFNEAKYITFSMLLFCSVWITMIPAYLSTKGKNTVCVEIFAILTSSAGLLFCIFLPKCYIILFRPEMNTKTNLLEIKNKKVCSTIVSSRSHHQQSNNT